In Xyrauchen texanus isolate HMW12.3.18 chromosome 32, RBS_HiC_50CHRs, whole genome shotgun sequence, the following proteins share a genomic window:
- the LOC127626195 gene encoding transcription factor SOX-4-like: MTLENLLNKPQPCIMVQQRSHKYSSVMDSNSTRKVFVGLAAEDDSEVFGHVPSNKDPNWCKTPTGHIKRPMNAFMVWSQIERRKIMEQWPDMHNAEISKRLGKRWKLLPDYEKIPFIKEAERLRLKHMADYPDYKYRPRKKSKCSTPVKLVEKLPLKSSKSHSGRSTGLTSKGLKIKPTSSKHNFSGNKYKNYSESMSDDDTVDVNIESPVTLQDDHNQTSHLVLHKQATIHSENQQAVPELRVKVPISHTSSIQSLSDSECQAPPESTMSELRRSTSGRSSTPNSTSSSSLVSSMCSDEELDEELLHIISNSMPMDYSTLDKDSEAFHANSGSHFDFPDYCTPEVNEMISGDMLVPSISDLVFTY, from the coding sequence ATGACTCTAGAGAACCTACTGAATAAACCTCAGCCCTGCATCATGGTTCAGCAAAGGAGCCACAAATACTCGTCAGTCATGGACAGCAATTCTACCAGAAAGGTGTTTGTGGGACTGGCAGCAGAAGATGATTCTGAGGTGTTTGGACACGTACCCTCCAACAAAGACCCCAACTGGTGCAAAACTCCTACCGGGCACATCAAAAGGCCAATGAACGCTTTTATGGTCTGGTCCCAGATTGAGAGACGAAAGATCATGGAGCAGTGGCCAGACATGCACAATGCCGAGATCTCAAAACGACTTGGAAAACGCTGGAAATTGCTGCCCGATTATGAGAAGATCCCCTTCATCAAAGAGGCAGAGAGATTGCGGCTTAAGCACATGGCTGACTATCCTGACTACAAGTACCGTCCCAGGAAGAAGAGCAAGTGCTCCACCCCTGTGAAACTTGTGGAGAAGCTGCCCCTGAAATCCAGCAAGTCCCATTCAGGAAGGTCTACTGGGCTCACCAGCAAAGGGCTTAAGATCAAACCCACTTCTTCCAAGCATAACTTCAGTGGCAATAAATACAAGAACTACAGCGAGAGCATGAGTGATGACGACACAGTGGATGTAAACATAGAAAGTCCAGTGACGTTACAAGATGATCACAACCAGACAAGTCACCTTGTCCTCCACAAACAGGCGACCATTCACTCTGAGAACCAGCAAGCAGTTCCTGAGCTCAGAGTGAAGGTGCCCATCTCCCACACCAGCAGCATTCAAAGCCTCTCCGACAGCGAGTGCCAGGCTCCACCAGAGTCCACGATGAGTGAGCTACGAAGGTCGACCTCTGGAAGATCTTCCACACCAAACTCCACCAGCTCCTCCTCTTTAGTGTCGTCAATGTGTTCAGATGAGGAACTGGATGAGGAACTCTTGCATATTATTTCTAACAGTATGCCTATGGACTACTCCACTTTGGACAAGGACTCTGAAGCATTTCATGCCAACTCAGGATCTCATTTTGACTTCCCAGATTACTGCACTCCAGAGGTGAATGAAATGATTTCTGGGGACATGCTTGTACCCAGCATCTCAGATCTAGTGTTCACCTACTGA